The segment CATTTGTTGCCAATTTGAAGAGTAAAAACATGATTCAATGTCTGAGAATCAAGATATTTTTGCTTGATCTGTACAATTATCTGTTTGATGGTTGACGTATTTTTCACTTCTACTGGCAATACTCAGGTGGTGTACATGGCTATTGTTGGATCATTTCCATTCAACTCTTTTCTCTCTGGGGTGCTTTCTTGTATTGGCACAGCAGTCCTTGCTGGTGAGCTAAGTGGTCTATTTAGATACACTCCATTTTGAGGAAACGTTAATTTGAACTGATTCATTAATATCTTTCTTACAGTTTGTCTTCGGATCCAAGTAAACAAAGAAAACAAGGAATTCAAGGTAAGCTTTCTTGGGATATGATCTTCCATTTTACAGTTTTACCTTGAATCTCCCCTCTAATTTAGTTGTGTTAAAATATGTTGCGACGTCGTAGATTATCAATGAATGTGTAGCATGTCATGCACGTCTAGTTATGCGGTCTCTTCATAGAAGAAGAGAAATGTAAAGAGAGTTAAACTTGAGGCATACTGGGcttatgtttgttttttcctttcaaattaCTAGTGCTTACAGAGTATGTCAATGAATCTCATTTACGTTTGGTCCACCATTGCAGGATTTGCCTCCGGAACGTGCTTTTGCAGATTTTGTTCTCTGCAATTTAGTGCTCCATTTGGTGATCATGAACTTTCTTGGCTAGATTGAGGCaccaaatcttgaaaa is part of the Solanum pennellii chromosome 8, SPENNV200 genome and harbors:
- the LOC107026978 gene encoding dolichyl-diphosphooligosaccharide--protein glycosyltransferase subunit DAD1; its protein translation is MAKSSATKDAQALFHSLRSAYAATPTNLKIIDLYVIFAISTALIQVVYMAIVGSFPFNSFLSGVLSCIGTAVLAVCLRIQVNKENKEFKDLPPERAFADFVLCNLVLHLVIMNFLG